One Tamlana carrageenivorans genomic region harbors:
- a CDS encoding OmpA/MotB family protein translates to MKKISILLLAILTLSCVSKKKYLALEHENGEIRSELQKTKVEKEDLEAKFARIEERVETYNSKISSLQAENDSKLDVVENGTIISNDAKIKMRETLTHVDAEKLSQAKTLKDSMNLAVAYNLEKVINSSELDNEEDFGVSIDGTVVMISIADDMLFNTASYRLSSKADPILKKLADVINSEESLDVMVEGHTDSRTINTDHIADNWDLSVLRATSVVRKLQDKYNVAPEKLIASGRSSYQPIVDNDSSDNRAKNRRTRIIILPNIDKFFALMADES, encoded by the coding sequence ATGAAGAAAATTTCGATTTTATTGCTCGCTATTCTAACCTTATCATGTGTATCTAAAAAAAAGTATCTGGCTTTAGAACATGAAAATGGAGAAATAAGAAGCGAATTACAAAAAACGAAAGTAGAAAAAGAGGATTTAGAAGCTAAATTTGCCAGAATTGAGGAGCGTGTAGAAACCTATAACTCTAAAATCTCATCTTTACAAGCCGAAAATGACTCAAAACTTGATGTTGTAGAAAACGGAACAATCATTTCCAATGACGCCAAAATTAAAATGCGTGAAACATTAACACATGTGGATGCAGAGAAATTAAGTCAAGCTAAAACACTAAAAGATTCTATGAATTTAGCTGTAGCTTATAACCTTGAAAAAGTAATTAACTCTTCAGAATTAGATAACGAAGAAGATTTTGGTGTGAGTATTGACGGTACTGTGGTTATGATTTCTATTGCCGACGACATGCTTTTTAACACAGCTAGTTACAGATTGAGCTCTAAAGCAGATCCTATCTTAAAAAAATTAGCCGATGTTATTAACTCTGAAGAAAGTTTAGATGTTATGGTTGAAGGTCATACAGACTCTAGAACCATCAATACAGATCATATCGCAGATAACTGGGACCTTAGTGTATTAAGAGCCACATCGGTAGTTAGAAAGCTACAAGACAAATATAATGTCGCTCCAGAAAAACTGATCGCTTCAGGTAGAAGCAGCTATCAACCGATCGTGGATAATGATAGCTCTGACAACCGTGCGAAAAACAGAAGAACACGTATTATCATTCTTCCGAATATTGATAAGTTTTTTGCTTTGATGGCTGATGAAAGCTAA
- a CDS encoding pyrimidine/purine nucleoside phosphorylase: MISNNAYFNDNVKSLGYTTTEGNSTLGVMNPGEYEFATSKHETMRVIEGQMVVKLPNATDWATFNAGEAYEIDANEKFQVKVSSQTSYLCTYK, encoded by the coding sequence ATGATTTCAAACAACGCGTATTTTAACGACAATGTAAAATCTTTAGGTTACACGACTACAGAAGGTAACTCGACTTTAGGAGTTATGAACCCAGGTGAATATGAATTTGCCACGTCTAAGCACGAAACTATGCGAGTTATCGAAGGCCAAATGGTTGTTAAACTACCAAACGCAACAGACTGGGCTACTTTTAACGCCGGAGAAGCCTATGAAATTGATGCGAACGAAAAATTCCAGGTTAAAGTATCTTCACAAACTTCCTATTTGTGTACCTACAAATAA